In a single window of the Tellurirhabdus bombi genome:
- a CDS encoding site-2 protease family protein — translation MNPRTKTLLVQVSLAILTLITTTLAGTEWMTGRFFIDPESNLGWPDFLAGLQYSLPLLGILTVHEFGHYFTARMHQVRVTLPYYIPLWIGIGQSFGTLGAFIRIQDYISSRKKYFDIGIAGPLAGFVAALGVLWYGFTHLPPPEHIFTIHPDWQQYGLDYPAHVYKNLPPDSLMSFGDNLIFWFFKNYVADPALLPHPYEMIHYPFLLAGYFSLFFTALNLMPIGQLDGGHILYGLIGRRAFRQVAPVLFIGFMFYAGIGFFKPSDFATGNDVRFMDQLWKLGFYIFALYLACIRINDDRVTGLLIALSVVAGQFLIGYLRPDWEGYPNFLLFIFILGRFLGIYHPDTEEDKPLDTKRKVLGWLALVVFILCFSPKPFIFS, via the coding sequence ATGAACCCACGAACGAAGACGCTTCTAGTGCAGGTTAGCCTGGCTATCTTAACGCTTATTACAACAACACTGGCCGGTACAGAATGGATGACCGGCCGCTTTTTTATTGACCCGGAGTCGAACCTGGGCTGGCCTGATTTCCTGGCGGGTTTGCAATACTCCCTGCCATTGCTGGGTATTCTGACCGTTCATGAGTTTGGGCATTACTTCACGGCCAGAATGCACCAGGTTCGGGTAACATTGCCGTATTATATTCCGCTCTGGATTGGCATTGGGCAGAGCTTTGGAACGCTGGGTGCCTTTATCCGCATTCAGGATTACATCAGTAGCCGGAAGAAATACTTCGATATTGGGATTGCCGGGCCGCTGGCAGGCTTTGTGGCCGCTCTTGGGGTACTGTGGTATGGTTTTACCCATCTGCCCCCGCCCGAGCACATTTTTACCATTCACCCCGATTGGCAGCAGTACGGCCTGGACTACCCGGCCCACGTCTACAAAAACCTGCCCCCCGACAGTTTAATGTCGTTCGGTGACAACCTGATTTTCTGGTTTTTCAAGAATTACGTCGCCGATCCGGCCTTGCTGCCGCATCCCTACGAGATGATTCACTACCCGTTTCTGCTGGCTGGTTATTTCTCGCTTTTCTTTACCGCTCTGAATCTAATGCCCATCGGTCAACTGGATGGGGGGCATATTTTGTACGGGCTGATTGGTCGGCGCGCGTTCCGGCAGGTTGCACCCGTGTTGTTCATTGGGTTCATGTTTTACGCGGGCATCGGTTTTTTCAAGCCGTCGGACTTTGCCACCGGCAACGACGTGCGTTTTATGGATCAGTTGTGGAAGCTAGGGTTTTATATCTTTGCGCTGTATCTGGCCTGCATCCGCATTAATGATGATCGCGTGACAGGCTTGCTAATTGCATTGAGTGTGGTAGCGGGCCAATTCCTCATCGGTTATCTACGCCCTGATTGGGAGGGTTATCCTAATTTTTTATTATTTATTTTCATTTTAGGGAGATTTTTGGGTATTTATCACCCAGATACGGAAGAAGACAAGCCGCTGGATACAAAACGCAAAGTATTAGGCTGGCTGGCATTGGTGGTATTTATCCTCTGTTTTAGTCCCAAGCCGTTTATATTTTCCTAA
- a CDS encoding 1-acyl-sn-glycerol-3-phosphate acyltransferase, which translates to MFSAFARWLFAQRGWKVLGPRPTVPKGIWVIAPHNSNWDFPVGVGARAELRIWIQYLAKKELFSWYAGWLFRLLGGKPVDRSRANNLVDAVVDVLNQHDRLHICITPEGTRSNVSKLKTGFYYMALKSGAPLILTGFDYPRKAVVLSEPLYMTGDFEADIRLVYDFFSRVQGKRKDWLKRYEETGSIN; encoded by the coding sequence ATGTTTTCTGCATTTGCACGCTGGCTATTTGCACAAAGAGGCTGGAAAGTGCTCGGACCTCGACCAACTGTACCCAAAGGTATCTGGGTTATTGCGCCGCATAATTCAAATTGGGACTTTCCAGTTGGTGTTGGCGCACGGGCCGAATTGCGAATCTGGATTCAGTATCTGGCCAAGAAAGAGTTGTTTTCGTGGTATGCTGGCTGGCTTTTTCGGCTGTTAGGGGGCAAACCCGTGGATCGGAGCCGAGCAAATAACTTGGTCGATGCAGTGGTGGATGTATTGAATCAGCACGACCGCCTGCACATTTGCATCACACCAGAAGGCACGCGCAGCAACGTGAGCAAACTGAAAACGGGCTTCTACTACATGGCCCTTAAATCGGGGGCGCCTTTGATCTTAACTGGCTTCGATTATCCCCGAAAGGCGGTTGTACTGAGCGAACCTTTGTATATGACTGGCGATTTTGAAGCGGATATTCGGCTAGTATACGATTTTTTCAGTCGCGTTCAGGGAAAGCGCAAAGACTGGCTCAAACGGTACGAAGAGACAGGGAGTATTAACTAA
- the lpxB gene encoding lipid-A-disaccharide synthase encodes MTYYLIAGERSGDLHGSNLIQAIRRHDSSATFRAWGGEQMQAAGAVLVRHYREMAFMGFLEVVQNLSTIRRNFRDCERDLLQHRPDVLILIDYAGFNLRMARFAKRHGIRVFYYISPKVWAWNQKRALKIKALVDRLFVILPFEVDFFQKYAYQVDYVGNPLMDAIAAFQPDPAFREQFAKISNRPVIALLPGSRKQEVEGMLPLMLSACKEFVNYQFVVAGVSNLPSSLYQQHLAAYPNIPVITDDAYNLLSIAEAALVTSGTATLETALLHVPQVVCYRTGTISYLIARQLIAVDHISLVNLILNKEAVKELIQNDLNPANIRTELSKILINGQNRQSQLADYARLQQIVGGPGASDRAGELMVKYAQEAR; translated from the coding sequence ATGACCTATTATCTCATTGCCGGTGAGCGCTCTGGCGATCTACACGGAAGCAACCTCATTCAGGCTATTCGTCGCCATGATTCATCGGCAACGTTCCGGGCCTGGGGCGGCGAGCAAATGCAGGCAGCCGGGGCTGTTTTAGTGCGCCATTACCGGGAAATGGCTTTTATGGGTTTTTTGGAAGTCGTGCAAAATTTAAGCACGATTCGCCGCAACTTTCGGGATTGCGAACGCGACTTGCTCCAACACCGCCCCGATGTGCTTATTTTGATCGATTATGCGGGCTTTAACCTGCGCATGGCTCGTTTTGCCAAGCGGCATGGCATTCGGGTTTTTTATTACATTTCACCAAAAGTCTGGGCCTGGAACCAGAAACGTGCCCTGAAAATCAAAGCCCTGGTAGATCGCCTGTTTGTTATCCTTCCTTTTGAAGTGGACTTTTTTCAGAAGTACGCCTATCAAGTGGATTATGTAGGCAATCCGCTGATGGACGCCATCGCCGCTTTCCAGCCCGATCCTGCCTTCCGGGAACAGTTTGCCAAAATTTCCAACCGCCCCGTTATTGCTTTGTTACCGGGGAGTCGTAAGCAGGAAGTTGAAGGAATGCTTCCTCTGATGCTATCAGCCTGCAAGGAATTTGTTAATTATCAGTTTGTTGTCGCAGGAGTTAGCAACCTTCCTTCAAGTCTCTACCAACAGCATTTAGCCGCCTACCCGAATATTCCAGTCATCACCGACGATGCCTACAACCTGCTTTCAATTGCTGAAGCGGCCTTGGTCACCTCTGGAACGGCTACGCTGGAAACGGCTTTGCTCCATGTGCCGCAGGTAGTTTGCTACCGCACAGGTACGATTTCTTACCTTATTGCCAGACAGCTTATTGCGGTTGATCATATTTCTCTCGTTAACCTCATTCTTAATAAAGAGGCGGTGAAAGAGCTAATTCAAAATGATTTAAATCCAGCGAATATTCGTACTGAACTGAGTAAAATTTTAATAAACGGACAGAACCGACAAAGCCAGTTAGCGGATTATGCCCGCTTGCAACAGATTGTTGGTGGCCCCGGTGCTTCTGATCGGGCTGGTGAATTGATGGTGAAATATGCCCAAGAAGCACGCTAA
- a CDS encoding 6-pyruvoyl trahydropterin synthase family protein: MVYVTRKEHFNAAHRLYNPMWSEEKNKEVFGLCANTNWHGHNFELIVTVKGEPNPETGFVIDLKLLGDLIKSEIIDKVDHKNLNLDVDFMQGKMASCEIFVMEIWKILERALSKVTESRLYRIRLIETPKNYVDYYGE; encoded by the coding sequence ATGGTTTACGTTACACGGAAAGAGCATTTTAATGCGGCACACCGGCTTTACAACCCGATGTGGTCTGAGGAAAAAAATAAGGAAGTTTTTGGCCTTTGCGCCAACACCAACTGGCACGGTCATAATTTTGAGCTGATCGTGACGGTGAAGGGGGAGCCTAACCCAGAAACAGGCTTTGTCATTGACCTTAAATTGTTAGGCGATCTGATCAAAAGTGAAATAATTGATAAGGTAGATCATAAAAACCTGAACCTGGACGTCGATTTCATGCAGGGCAAGATGGCTTCGTGCGAGATTTTCGTTATGGAGATCTGGAAAATTCTGGAACGCGCCCTTAGCAAAGTGACCGAATCTCGCCTGTATCGCATCCGGCTTATTGAAACCCCTAAAAATTACGTCGATTATTACGGAGAATAA
- the rfaD gene encoding ADP-glyceromanno-heptose 6-epimerase, whose product MIIVTGAAGFIGSGLISRLNQENFNFIIAVDDFSQTEKLPNLEGKRIQERVDREQFFDWLDQNYYEVEFIFHIGARTDTTEFDRRILEHLNVSYSKKIWQKCIDYQIPLVYASSAATYGLGELGYDDNEQLVPQLKPLNPYGVSKNEFDIWALEQEKKPFFWAGLKFFNVYGPNEYHKNRMASVIFHAYNQIRQQGSMKLFRSHHPNFQDGEQMRDFVYVKDVINVCLFLMHHRRNSGIYNLGSGKARTFIDLAQATFQAMDVTPQISFVDTPEDIRDKYQYFTQASMSKLRSIGYTKPFCTLEEGIQDYVQNYLVTETYL is encoded by the coding sequence ATGATTATCGTTACGGGCGCTGCAGGTTTTATCGGGAGTGGTTTGATCTCTCGGCTAAATCAGGAAAATTTCAATTTTATCATCGCCGTCGATGATTTTTCGCAGACCGAGAAGCTGCCTAATCTCGAAGGAAAACGCATTCAGGAGCGCGTAGACCGGGAGCAGTTCTTTGACTGGCTCGATCAAAATTATTACGAAGTTGAGTTTATCTTCCACATCGGAGCCCGCACCGACACCACCGAATTTGATCGCCGAATTCTAGAACATCTGAACGTTTCGTATTCCAAGAAAATCTGGCAAAAATGCATAGATTACCAAATTCCGCTGGTTTACGCTTCATCAGCAGCTACCTACGGACTTGGTGAATTGGGGTATGACGACAACGAACAGCTTGTTCCGCAGCTCAAGCCACTGAATCCCTACGGTGTTTCTAAAAACGAATTTGACATCTGGGCGCTGGAGCAGGAGAAAAAGCCGTTTTTCTGGGCAGGACTGAAGTTTTTCAATGTCTACGGGCCCAATGAGTACCATAAAAACCGCATGGCGTCGGTGATTTTTCACGCCTACAACCAAATTCGCCAGCAGGGATCAATGAAGCTGTTTCGTTCGCATCATCCTAATTTTCAGGACGGCGAGCAAATGCGCGATTTCGTTTACGTAAAAGATGTCATTAACGTGTGTCTGTTTTTGATGCATCACCGCCGCAACTCCGGTATCTACAACCTCGGTAGTGGCAAAGCCCGGACGTTTATCGACTTGGCGCAGGCCACTTTCCAGGCGATGGATGTAACGCCGCAAATTTCCTTTGTGGATACTCCCGAAGATATTCGCGACAAATACCAGTATTTCACCCAGGCTAGTATGAGCAAACTCCGATCAATTGGGTATACAAAGCCTTTTTGCACATTGGAAGAAGGAATTCAGGATTATGTGCAAAACTACCTGGTGACAGAAACTTACTTATAA
- a CDS encoding TetR/AcrR family transcriptional regulator produces the protein MAEEVDTESKIKEAAKKVFLAQGYEGAKIRQIAEEAGVNIALVNYYFRSKDQLFKSIYMDAFRDFLGRLAMMLEEQVPLEVKVWKIVDQYTDFLIDNPLIPIFVLSEFRRGEATFFKDIDVKGIIATSYFTKQLADEAAKGTIRSIQPLQVIFTIIGNIVFPILAKPVLSYVGTLDETGFRQFMEERKRLVPEMVMAYLRQV, from the coding sequence ATGGCAGAAGAAGTAGATACCGAATCGAAGATTAAAGAGGCCGCCAAGAAAGTTTTTTTGGCGCAGGGGTACGAGGGTGCTAAAATTCGGCAGATAGCGGAAGAGGCGGGCGTCAACATTGCCTTGGTGAATTATTATTTTCGCAGCAAAGACCAGCTATTTAAAAGTATTTATATGGATGCTTTCCGGGATTTTCTGGGAAGGCTGGCCATGATGCTCGAAGAACAAGTGCCTTTAGAGGTGAAAGTTTGGAAAATCGTAGATCAATATACTGATTTTCTGATAGATAACCCGTTGATTCCTATTTTTGTCTTATCTGAATTTAGACGAGGAGAAGCCACCTTTTTTAAAGATATTGACGTGAAAGGCATCATTGCTACGTCGTATTTTACGAAACAGCTGGCCGACGAAGCCGCCAAAGGAACAATCCGGTCCATCCAGCCTTTGCAGGTAATTTTTACGATTATAGGCAATATCGTTTTCCCTATTTTGGCTAAACCCGTGCTCTCGTATGTAGGCACACTTGATGAGACCGGCTTTCGGCAATTCATGGAAGAAAGAAAGCGATTAGTACCCGAAATGGTTATGGCTTACCTGAGGCAGGTGTAA
- a CDS encoding TolC family protein, whose product MKKYLICLLWLLWLPTQGQPIITLEQCYTAVRETYPLTKQKALIQQSGELAVASLATNRRLPQLALNGQATWQSEVTQLPIELPNLVIPTLSKDQYKLALDASYALYDGNLTRLQTALQQATTATAQQQIDVELHKVKDQVNGLFLQALLTDENLRLTQIMLEELHNRTEKIKASVRFGTASQMNLDGLQAEALRSEQRLAELTAARRGLRDALSLLTNLSIDDSTRLVVEENPLAIKSNQPVNRPELKLYDAQRSLYAAQLALTDTKFRPRLSLFGQGGAGRPALNFLNNDFRGFFIGGLRLSWNLSAGYTLRNDRQVVALNREVVDVQQATFEKALRIQLRQQQTEIERLQALLDKDGTIIALREKVRKAAAAQLDNGAIAARDYTTELNNENQALLNQKFHELQLLLARVQYRTLTGN is encoded by the coding sequence ATGAAGAAGTACCTGATCTGTTTGCTTTGGCTGCTCTGGTTGCCCACACAGGGACAGCCAATTATAACGCTGGAGCAATGTTACACGGCCGTGCGGGAAACGTACCCGTTAACAAAACAAAAGGCCCTTATTCAGCAGTCGGGAGAACTGGCGGTTGCTAGTCTGGCGACGAACCGCCGGTTGCCGCAACTAGCTCTAAACGGACAGGCAACCTGGCAATCGGAAGTAACGCAGTTGCCGATTGAACTGCCCAATCTGGTTATTCCTACGCTCAGCAAAGACCAGTACAAGCTGGCCCTCGATGCGAGTTATGCACTCTACGACGGAAATCTCACCCGTTTGCAAACCGCGTTGCAGCAAGCGACCACGGCAACTGCCCAGCAGCAGATCGATGTCGAATTACACAAGGTTAAGGATCAGGTAAACGGCTTGTTTCTTCAGGCGCTACTCACCGACGAGAACCTGCGATTGACCCAAATCATGCTGGAAGAGCTTCACAATCGTACGGAAAAAATAAAAGCCAGTGTTCGTTTCGGTACGGCCTCCCAGATGAATCTCGATGGGTTACAAGCTGAAGCGCTCCGCTCCGAGCAGCGGCTGGCCGAGTTGACGGCTGCCCGTCGGGGACTGCGTGATGCCCTGAGCCTGCTGACGAACCTATCCATTGATGATAGCACGCGGCTCGTGGTGGAGGAAAACCCTCTGGCGATTAAATCCAATCAACCCGTTAACCGGCCTGAACTAAAACTTTATGACGCCCAGAGGTCCTTGTATGCAGCACAGCTGGCGCTAACCGATACTAAATTTCGTCCGCGATTAAGTTTGTTCGGTCAGGGTGGAGCTGGGCGACCAGCCTTGAATTTTCTGAATAACGATTTCCGGGGCTTCTTCATTGGCGGGTTGCGGTTGAGTTGGAATTTGTCGGCCGGTTACACGCTACGGAACGACCGCCAAGTAGTGGCTTTGAATCGGGAAGTGGTGGACGTCCAGCAGGCAACCTTCGAAAAAGCATTACGTATTCAGTTGCGGCAGCAGCAGACCGAAATTGAGCGTTTGCAAGCGTTGCTGGACAAAGACGGGACTATTATTGCCTTGCGGGAAAAAGTGCGGAAAGCCGCCGCCGCGCAACTGGACAACGGGGCCATTGCGGCTCGCGACTACACCACCGAGCTAAACAACGAAAACCAGGCCTTGCTCAACCAGAAATTCCATGAACTGCAACTGCTACTGGCGCGGGTGCAGTACCGGACACTAACCGGAAATTAA
- a CDS encoding HlyD family secretion protein — protein sequence MNAKWMLAGLVIILTACQQEETKSDAYGNFEAVETIVSAEATGALQRFDVEEGQTLQAGQVVGQVDTEQLQLRKAQLLASEQAVRSRTPNVSAQLSAYGQQIAVQEQQLRTLQREKERTQNLIAAGAAPTKQLDDIEAQMAVMERQIALIKQQRSAQASALGTQRSGTVAETAPLAQQVKQLDDQIKKSSIVNPVAGTLTVKYAEPGEVVSYGKPLYKVATLDTITLRAYVSGDQLVNVRVGQNVQVLVDAPDNQLKPYEGTVRWIASKAEFTPKVIQTKDERVNLVYALKIQVKNDGGLKIGMPGEVRFQAAVNKQ from the coding sequence ATGAACGCAAAATGGATGCTGGCCGGTCTGGTGATAATACTGACTGCCTGCCAACAAGAAGAAACCAAGTCGGATGCCTACGGCAATTTTGAAGCCGTCGAAACCATCGTTTCGGCGGAAGCCACTGGAGCTTTGCAGCGCTTCGACGTAGAGGAAGGCCAAACCCTTCAGGCGGGCCAGGTTGTAGGCCAGGTTGATACCGAACAATTACAGCTACGGAAGGCGCAACTGCTGGCCAGTGAGCAAGCCGTGCGGAGCCGGACGCCCAATGTATCGGCTCAATTATCGGCTTATGGGCAGCAAATCGCGGTGCAGGAACAGCAGCTTCGGACGCTTCAACGCGAAAAAGAGCGCACCCAAAACCTGATTGCGGCGGGGGCCGCGCCCACCAAACAGCTAGACGATATCGAAGCGCAAATGGCGGTTATGGAGCGGCAAATTGCCCTCATCAAGCAACAGCGGAGCGCCCAGGCATCGGCTTTGGGGACGCAACGGAGCGGAACCGTGGCCGAAACGGCGCCCCTGGCCCAGCAAGTAAAGCAGTTGGACGATCAGATCAAAAAATCATCCATCGTCAATCCGGTTGCTGGAACCCTAACGGTGAAGTACGCCGAACCCGGCGAGGTGGTCAGTTACGGCAAGCCTTTGTACAAAGTAGCCACGCTGGATACCATCACGCTTCGGGCGTACGTCAGTGGCGATCAACTGGTGAATGTGCGGGTTGGACAAAACGTGCAGGTACTAGTCGATGCGCCCGACAATCAGTTAAAGCCTTACGAGGGAACCGTGCGCTGGATTGCGAGCAAGGCGGAGTTTACGCCCAAAGTGATCCAGACCAAAGACGAGCGGGTGAATCTAGTCTACGCGCTGAAGATTCAGGTGAAAAATGACGGCGGCTTGAAAATTGGAATGCCCGGCGAAGTGCGGTTTCAGGCGGCAGTAAACAAGCAGTAG
- a CDS encoding ABC transporter ATP-binding protein, with protein MATETIFVEGVSKTFGETKAVQDVSLSIEAGELFGLIGPDGAGKTTLFKMLVTLLRPDAGRAMVAGYDVVRDYRQLRTHIGYMPGRFSLYPDLSIRENLDFFATVFGTTIEANYELIRDIYVQLEPFKNRRAGALSGGMKQKLALCCALIHKPKVLFLDEPTTGVDAVSRKEFWEMLHRLKTRGLTMLVSTPYMDEASLCDRVALIQTGRILAIDTPKGIENSFARPLYAVRADETYRLIQDLRQAPFTVTCYAFGEYLHLTTNEGISPGEIRVYLDNRQHRNLDVKPIRAGIEDSFMALMHDE; from the coding sequence ATGGCTACGGAAACCATTTTTGTTGAGGGAGTTTCGAAGACGTTCGGGGAAACCAAGGCGGTGCAGGACGTCTCGCTATCGATTGAGGCCGGCGAACTGTTCGGGCTAATCGGACCGGATGGAGCGGGAAAAACGACCTTGTTTAAAATGCTCGTCACCCTGCTGCGGCCCGATGCGGGGCGGGCAATGGTGGCTGGGTACGATGTGGTTCGGGATTACCGCCAGTTGCGTACGCACATTGGCTACATGCCGGGGCGTTTTTCGCTGTATCCTGACCTGAGTATTCGGGAAAACCTGGATTTTTTTGCGACCGTATTCGGCACGACCATCGAAGCAAATTATGAGCTGATCCGGGATATTTACGTCCAGCTTGAGCCGTTCAAAAATCGGCGGGCGGGGGCTTTGTCGGGCGGAATGAAACAGAAACTGGCGCTTTGTTGCGCGCTGATTCACAAGCCAAAAGTGCTTTTTCTGGATGAACCAACAACCGGTGTGGATGCGGTTTCGCGCAAGGAATTCTGGGAAATGCTGCACCGCCTGAAAACGCGCGGTCTGACCATGCTGGTTTCGACGCCGTACATGGACGAGGCCAGTTTGTGCGACCGGGTGGCCCTGATTCAAACGGGGCGGATTCTAGCCATTGATACCCCAAAGGGAATAGAAAACAGTTTTGCCCGACCACTCTACGCCGTGCGGGCCGACGAAACGTATCGGCTGATTCAGGATTTGCGGCAGGCCCCCTTTACCGTAACCTGCTACGCTTTTGGCGAGTACCTGCACCTGACCACGAACGAGGGCATAAGCCCCGGCGAAATCAGGGTTTATCTGGACAATCGGCAGCACCGTAATCTTGACGTAAAGCCGATTCGGGCGGGCATAGAAGATAGTTTTATGGCACTGATGCACGATGAATAA
- a CDS encoding ABC transporter ATP-binding protein translates to MNKAVVINKLTKRFGDFIATNEITFEVGQGEIFGFLGANGAGKTTAIRMLCGLLKPTSGEATIAGFDVYRQTEQIKQVIGYMSQRFSLYEDLSVRENIRFYGGIYGLNRAELREKSAQIIQQLGLESVADKLVVSLPLGWKQRLAFSVALLHNPKIVFLDEPTGGVDPITRRQFWDMIYEAANRGTTIFVTTHYMDEAEYCNRVSIMVDGRIKALDTPGGLKKTYGVDSMDAVFQILARGTSTK, encoded by the coding sequence ATGAATAAGGCAGTTGTTATCAACAAATTAACCAAACGGTTCGGCGACTTCATTGCGACGAACGAGATCACGTTTGAGGTCGGGCAAGGCGAGATTTTTGGGTTTTTAGGGGCCAATGGAGCCGGAAAAACCACCGCCATCCGCATGCTGTGCGGGTTGCTTAAACCCACGTCCGGGGAAGCCACCATTGCGGGCTTCGACGTTTACCGGCAGACTGAGCAAATCAAGCAGGTCATTGGCTACATGAGCCAGCGATTTTCCCTGTACGAAGACCTGAGCGTTCGGGAAAACATTCGGTTCTACGGCGGAATCTACGGCTTAAATCGTGCTGAACTGCGGGAAAAATCGGCACAGATCATCCAGCAATTGGGATTGGAGAGCGTAGCGGATAAACTCGTTGTTTCCCTGCCGCTGGGCTGGAAACAACGCCTGGCTTTTTCGGTGGCTTTGCTCCACAATCCAAAAATCGTGTTTCTGGACGAGCCAACGGGCGGGGTTGACCCCATCACCAGACGCCAGTTCTGGGACATGATTTACGAAGCGGCCAACCGGGGAACCACCATTTTTGTCACTACCCACTACATGGACGAAGCCGAGTACTGCAACCGCGTCTCGATCATGGTCGATGGCCGAATCAAGGCGCTGGACACACCCGGCGGTCTGAAAAAAACGTATGGCGTTGATTCTATGGACGCAGTGTTCCAGATTCTGGCGCGGGGCACTTCCACCAAGTAG